In a genomic window of Streptomyces roseoviridis:
- a CDS encoding uridine kinase — protein sequence MRFEAISWERLADAVADRVDGAEPADGSDWHKVGVDGAPAAPGGEFADRVAAALRLRGRSVIVVATGGFLRPASLRFEHGKQDPDAYYSGWYDTGALWREVFGPLEPGGSGRVLPDLWDPVTDRATRSPAVPLPPGGVLVVHGPFLLGHWFPFDLKVHLRLSAGALARRTNQPWTLPAFARYEDEVGPADVADVVVRADDPRRPAWTGFTA from the coding sequence ATGCGATTCGAAGCGATCAGCTGGGAGCGGCTGGCCGACGCCGTGGCCGACCGCGTCGACGGAGCCGAGCCCGCGGACGGCAGCGACTGGCACAAGGTCGGCGTCGACGGTGCTCCCGCCGCGCCCGGCGGGGAGTTCGCCGACCGGGTCGCCGCGGCGCTGAGGCTGCGCGGGCGGTCGGTGATCGTCGTGGCGACCGGCGGCTTCCTGAGGCCGGCGTCGCTGCGCTTCGAACACGGGAAGCAGGACCCGGACGCGTACTACAGCGGCTGGTACGACACCGGGGCGTTGTGGCGGGAGGTGTTCGGCCCGCTGGAGCCGGGCGGCAGCGGACGCGTGCTGCCCGACCTCTGGGACCCCGTCACCGACCGCGCCACCCGCAGCCCCGCCGTACCGCTGCCGCCCGGCGGAGTCCTCGTGGTCCACGGGCCGTTCCTGCTCGGCCACTGGTTCCCCTTCGACCTGAAGGTGCACCTGCGCCTGTCCGCCGGCGCGCTCGCCCGCCGCACCAACCAGCCGTGGACGCTGCCCGCCTTCGCGCGCTACGAGGACGAGGTCGGCCCCGCCGATGTCGCCGACGTCGTCGTCCGCGCCGACGACCCGCGCCGTCCGGCCTGGACCGGCTTCACCGCCTAG
- a CDS encoding helix-turn-helix domain-containing protein: MPRQPRRRSYDQYCAAARALDVVGDRWTLLIVRELLAGPRRYTDLHADLPGVSTDMLAGRLKDMEGAELVTRRRLPPPASASVYELTGRGRDLLPVLRALAAWGAPALDEPRPTDAVRAHWFAIPLLTVLEGLGARVVQVSLDEGEFHVRTGGDGQVEYGEGPAADAEVCLRTDTATCRALAGGELTLTEAVTAGRAELRASAGATVL, from the coding sequence ATGCCACGCCAGCCTCGCCGTCGAAGCTATGACCAGTACTGCGCCGCAGCCCGCGCCCTCGATGTGGTCGGCGACCGGTGGACCCTGCTGATCGTCCGTGAACTCCTCGCCGGACCGCGCCGCTACACCGATCTGCACGCCGACCTCCCCGGCGTCAGCACCGACATGCTCGCGGGCCGGCTCAAGGACATGGAGGGCGCCGAACTCGTCACCCGCCGGCGGCTGCCGCCCCCGGCCTCCGCCTCCGTGTACGAGCTCACCGGCCGCGGCCGCGACCTGCTGCCCGTCCTGCGCGCCCTGGCCGCCTGGGGCGCGCCCGCCCTCGACGAGCCCCGGCCCACCGACGCCGTGCGCGCCCACTGGTTCGCGATCCCGCTGCTCACCGTTCTTGAAGGGCTGGGGGCACGGGTCGTCCAGGTGTCCCTCGACGAAGGGGAGTTCCACGTACGGACGGGGGGCGACGGACAGGTGGAGTACGGGGAGGGGCCGGCCGCCGACGCCGAGGTGTGTCTGCGCACCGACACGGCGACCTGCCGGGCCCTGGCCGGCGGGGAGCTGACCCTCACCGAGGCGGTCACGGCCGGCCGCGCCGAGCTCCGTGCGTCCGCGGGGGCCACAGTGCTCTAG
- a CDS encoding cupin domain-containing protein, producing the protein MTTHAQPSFAVHIPDAELEPEPLDPGQILSGSPEVTGKVLWESADGKQIRGIWQITPGVVTDTEANELFVVVSGRATVAVEGGDTLEIGPGDACVLREGDRTTWTVHETLRKAYHISL; encoded by the coding sequence ATGACCACACACGCGCAGCCCTCCTTCGCCGTCCACATCCCCGACGCCGAGCTCGAGCCCGAGCCGCTCGACCCGGGTCAGATCCTGTCCGGCAGCCCCGAGGTGACCGGCAAGGTCCTGTGGGAGTCCGCCGACGGAAAGCAGATCCGCGGCATCTGGCAGATCACCCCGGGGGTGGTCACCGACACCGAGGCGAACGAGCTCTTCGTCGTCGTCAGCGGCCGTGCCACGGTCGCCGTCGAGGGCGGCGACACCCTGGAGATCGGGCCCGGAGACGCCTGCGTGCTGCGCGAGGGCGACCGCACCACGTGGACGGTGCACGAGACCCTGCGCAAGGCGTACCACATCAGTCTCTGA
- a CDS encoding pyridoxal phosphate-dependent aminotransferase: MEFRQSSKLSEVCYEIRGPVIEQANALEEAGHSVLRLNTGNPALFGFEAPEEIVQDMIRMLPKAHGYTDSRGILSARRAVVQRCQSMGLTEVDVDDVYLGNGVSELISMATQALLEDGDEVLIPAPDYPLWTAVTTLAGGRPVHYLCDESADWYPDLDDMASKITDRTRAVVVINPNNPTGAVYPKEIVEGILDLARRHGLMVFSDEIYDQIVYDEAVHHPTAALAPDLVVLTFGGLSKTYRVAGFRSGWLVVTGPREHAKSYLEGLTMLASMRLCPNAPAQYAIQAALGGRQSIHELTAPGGRLREQRDRAWEKLNEIPGVSCVKPKGALYAFPRLDPAVHAIHDDEKFVLDLLLREKIQVVQGTGFNWHRPDHFRILTLPYADDLDAAISRIGRFLSSYRQ; this comes from the coding sequence ATGGAGTTCCGGCAGTCGAGCAAGCTGAGCGAGGTCTGCTACGAGATCCGCGGCCCGGTCATCGAGCAGGCCAACGCCCTGGAGGAGGCGGGCCACAGCGTCCTGCGCCTCAACACCGGCAACCCCGCGCTCTTCGGCTTCGAGGCGCCCGAGGAGATCGTCCAGGACATGATCCGGATGCTCCCCAAGGCGCACGGCTACACCGACTCCCGCGGCATCCTGTCCGCCCGCCGCGCCGTCGTGCAGCGCTGTCAGTCGATGGGCCTCACGGAGGTGGACGTCGACGACGTCTACCTCGGCAACGGAGTCTCCGAGCTCATCTCCATGGCCACCCAGGCGCTCCTGGAGGACGGCGACGAGGTCCTCATCCCGGCCCCCGACTACCCGCTGTGGACCGCCGTCACGACTCTCGCGGGCGGCAGGCCCGTGCACTACCTGTGCGACGAGTCCGCCGACTGGTATCCCGACCTCGACGACATGGCGTCGAAGATCACCGACCGGACCCGGGCCGTGGTCGTCATCAACCCGAACAACCCGACGGGCGCGGTCTATCCGAAGGAGATCGTGGAGGGCATCCTCGACCTCGCCCGCCGCCACGGCCTGATGGTCTTCTCCGACGAGATCTACGACCAGATCGTCTACGACGAGGCCGTCCACCACCCCACCGCCGCGCTCGCCCCCGACCTGGTGGTCCTCACCTTCGGCGGCCTGTCCAAGACCTACCGGGTGGCCGGGTTCCGCTCCGGCTGGCTGGTCGTCACCGGCCCGCGCGAGCACGCCAAGAGCTATCTGGAGGGCCTGACCATGCTGGCCTCCATGCGGCTGTGCCCCAACGCGCCCGCCCAGTACGCCATCCAGGCCGCGCTCGGCGGCCGGCAGTCCATCCACGAGCTCACCGCCCCCGGCGGCCGGCTGCGCGAGCAGCGCGACCGGGCCTGGGAGAAGCTCAACGAGATCCCCGGCGTCTCCTGCGTGAAACCGAAGGGCGCGCTCTACGCCTTCCCGCGCCTCGACCCGGCCGTGCACGCGATCCACGACGACGAGAAGTTCGTCCTCGACCTGCTGCTGCGGGAGAAGATCCAGGTGGTGCAGGGCACCGGCTTCAACTGGCACCGGCCGGACCACTTCCGCATCCTCACCCTGCCGTACGCGGACGACCTGGACGCCGCGATCAGCCGCATCGGCCGGTTCCTGAGCAGCTACCGGCAGTAG
- a CDS encoding discoidin domain-containing protein, whose product MRPHASAPPHRPVLTLLLAAVLLVTGGLLLASPGRADAADPLLSRGKPATSSSDEDSTLTPDKAFDGNPATRWASAEGSDPQWLRVDLGTTASVSRVRLSWEVAYAKAYRVEISADGVTWTTLATETAGNGGTDDWTGLTGKGRHLRVYGTARGTSYGYSLWEMEVYGIADGTTPPPTTGAFTAVAAGDIAAQCTASSSSCAHPKTAAQAQRINPKFYLTMGDNQYDDARLSDFRNYYDKTWGAFKAKTRPAPGNHETYDPAGSLAGYKSYFGAIAYPAGKPYYSYDEGNWHFIALDSNSFDDPAQIQWLKDDLARTTKGCVAAYFHHPLYSSGGHGNDPVSKPVWRILYAAKADLVLNGHDHHYERFAPQDPDGRATSDGIVEIVGGMGGAEPYPIETVQPNSQKRISGTYGVLKLDFTDTTYTWQYVGTDGQVKDAGPTYTCH is encoded by the coding sequence ATGCGCCCGCACGCCTCAGCCCCACCGCACCGCCCCGTCCTGACCCTCCTCCTCGCCGCCGTGCTGCTCGTCACCGGCGGCCTGCTGCTCGCCTCGCCCGGCCGCGCCGACGCCGCCGACCCGCTCCTCTCCCGCGGCAAGCCCGCCACCTCCTCCTCGGACGAGGACTCGACCCTCACCCCCGACAAGGCCTTCGACGGCAACCCCGCCACCCGCTGGGCCAGCGCCGAGGGCTCCGACCCCCAGTGGCTCCGCGTCGACCTCGGCACCACCGCCTCCGTCTCCCGCGTCCGCCTCTCCTGGGAGGTCGCCTACGCCAAGGCGTACCGCGTCGAGATCTCCGCCGACGGAGTCACCTGGACCACGCTCGCCACCGAGACCGCCGGCAACGGCGGCACGGACGACTGGACCGGACTCACCGGCAAGGGCCGCCACCTCCGCGTCTACGGAACCGCCCGCGGCACCTCGTACGGCTACTCCCTCTGGGAGATGGAGGTCTACGGCATCGCCGACGGCACCACCCCGCCGCCCACCACCGGCGCCTTCACGGCCGTCGCCGCCGGCGACATCGCCGCCCAGTGCACCGCCTCCAGCAGCTCCTGCGCCCACCCCAAGACCGCAGCGCAGGCCCAGCGGATCAACCCGAAGTTCTATCTGACGATGGGCGACAACCAGTACGACGACGCCCGGCTGTCCGACTTCCGGAACTACTACGACAAGACCTGGGGTGCCTTCAAGGCCAAGACGCGGCCCGCGCCCGGCAACCACGAGACCTACGACCCCGCCGGCTCCCTGGCCGGCTACAAGTCGTACTTCGGCGCGATCGCCTACCCGGCGGGCAAGCCCTACTACAGCTACGACGAGGGCAACTGGCACTTCATCGCCCTCGACTCCAACTCCTTCGACGACCCCGCCCAGATCCAGTGGCTGAAGGACGACCTCGCCCGCACCACCAAGGGCTGTGTCGCCGCCTACTTCCACCACCCGCTCTACTCCTCGGGCGGCCACGGCAACGACCCCGTCTCCAAGCCCGTCTGGCGGATCCTCTACGCCGCCAAGGCCGACCTGGTCCTCAACGGGCACGACCACCACTACGAGCGCTTCGCCCCGCAGGACCCGGACGGCCGGGCCACCTCCGACGGGATCGTCGAGATCGTCGGCGGCATGGGCGGCGCCGAGCCGTACCCCATCGAGACCGTCCAGCCCAACAGCCAGAAGCGGATCAGCGGCACTTACGGGGTGCTGAAGCTGGACTTCACCGACACCACGTACACCTGGCAGTACGTCGGCACCGACGGCCAGGTCAAGGACGCCGGCCCGACCTACACCTGCCACTGA
- a CDS encoding DUF2293 domain-containing protein — translation MDLVAPVVVEPLRRRRCSECRQEPLERMIVEFNAPVCLDCADLGHLVFLPRGDTALTRRAREGSGLWAVVVRHNRRRTRYERQGLLVEEAALARAEAACLADAEARARRRARDAARRAERDAEVTAALEAEILRLFPGCPAERAERIAAHASAKGSGRVGRTAAGRALDRGAVTAAVRAAVRHVDTDYDTLLMSGVPRHQARSRVAPAIEAVLRAWRAD, via the coding sequence GTGGATCTCGTCGCCCCGGTCGTGGTCGAGCCGCTCCGGCGGCGACGCTGCTCGGAGTGCCGCCAGGAGCCGCTGGAGCGGATGATCGTCGAGTTCAACGCGCCCGTCTGCCTGGACTGCGCCGACCTCGGCCACCTCGTCTTCCTCCCCCGCGGCGACACCGCCCTCACCCGGCGCGCCCGCGAGGGCAGCGGTCTGTGGGCGGTGGTGGTCCGTCACAACCGGCGCCGGACGCGGTACGAGCGTCAGGGCCTGCTCGTCGAGGAGGCGGCGCTGGCCCGGGCGGAGGCGGCCTGCCTCGCGGACGCGGAGGCACGGGCACGGCGCCGGGCCCGGGACGCGGCCCGGCGGGCCGAACGGGACGCCGAGGTCACGGCGGCCCTGGAGGCGGAGATCCTGCGGCTGTTCCCGGGCTGCCCGGCCGAGCGGGCCGAGCGGATCGCCGCGCACGCCTCGGCGAAGGGCAGCGGGCGGGTGGGCCGCACGGCCGCCGGCCGGGCCCTTGACCGGGGCGCGGTCACGGCCGCGGTGCGGGCCGCCGTACGCCATGTCGACACCGACTACGACACCCTGCTCATGTCCGGTGTCCCCCGTCACCAGGCCCGGTCGAGGGTGGCACCGGCCATCGAGGCGGTGCTCCGGGCCTGGCGTGCGGACTGA
- a CDS encoding pseudouridine-5'-phosphate glycosidase codes for MPTHVSEEVREALHEGHPVVALESTIIAHGLPRPRNLTVARELEALVRDGGAVPATIAVVDGTVRIGLDEAGLARIAEDPSVRKLGHRDLAPALATGATGATTVSATALLADTAGIRVFATGGLGGVHREWAETQDESADLRLLAQVGVTVVCAGVKSILDVPATLQRLETLGVTVVGYGTETFPGFYLTSSGERVDWTVGTPQGVARVMRAQDELGGPRSALIVAHPVAPERQLDPALHDRVLAEGLAAAREKGVTGQAVTPFLLEYLTTHTEGASLEANLAAVRGNVWIAARIASAYRARP; via the coding sequence ATGCCCACACACGTGTCCGAAGAGGTACGGGAGGCGCTCCACGAGGGGCACCCCGTCGTCGCGCTCGAGTCGACGATCATCGCGCACGGCCTGCCGCGCCCGCGCAACCTGACGGTCGCCCGTGAGCTGGAGGCCCTGGTGCGGGACGGCGGGGCGGTGCCCGCCACCATCGCGGTCGTCGACGGCACGGTCCGGATCGGCCTGGACGAGGCGGGACTCGCGCGGATCGCGGAGGACCCGTCGGTACGGAAGCTCGGCCACCGCGACCTGGCGCCGGCGCTCGCGACCGGGGCGACGGGAGCGACGACGGTCTCGGCGACGGCGCTGCTCGCCGACACCGCCGGTATACGGGTGTTCGCGACCGGCGGGCTCGGCGGGGTCCACCGGGAGTGGGCGGAGACGCAGGACGAGTCCGCGGACCTGCGGCTGCTCGCCCAGGTCGGTGTCACGGTGGTGTGCGCCGGGGTGAAGTCGATCCTGGACGTGCCCGCGACCCTGCAGCGCCTGGAGACCCTCGGGGTGACCGTCGTCGGCTACGGGACGGAGACGTTCCCCGGTTTCTACCTCACCTCCTCCGGCGAGCGCGTCGACTGGACGGTGGGCACCCCGCAGGGCGTGGCGCGGGTGATGCGTGCCCAGGACGAGCTGGGCGGGCCGCGCTCGGCGCTGATCGTGGCCCATCCCGTCGCGCCGGAACGGCAGCTCGACCCGGCCCTGCACGACCGGGTCCTCGCGGAGGGGCTCGCGGCGGCGCGGGAGAAGGGCGTCACCGGGCAGGCGGTGACCCCGTTCCTCCTGGAGTACCTCACGACGCACACGGAAGGGGCGTCCCTGGAGGCCAACCTGGCCGCGGTACGGGGCAACGTGTGGATCGCCGCCCGGATCGCGTCGGCCTACCGCGCCCGGCCGTGA
- a CDS encoding carbohydrate kinase family protein, producing the protein MTGPGALLVVGDVVTDVVARHRTPLAPATDTAAEIRTLPGGAGANVACWAARSGCTEVRLLARVGTDSVSWHDQALRRAGVRPVLVADPEAPTASVIALVGADAERTFLTDSGAALRLSPADWSPELLDGAARVHLSGYLFFAGPSREAAGRVLRDASAAGVPVSVDPASAGFLAELGPEAFLAAVDGAECLLPNADEARLLTGHADPAEAAAVLSRRFPLVAVTLGAAGAVLAAGGRVTARVPAPPARPVDSTGAGDAFTGAFLASLLAGADPVDAAGSGCRAGARAVTRVGGRP; encoded by the coding sequence GTGACCGGCCCCGGCGCGCTTCTGGTGGTCGGTGACGTCGTCACCGACGTGGTCGCCCGGCACCGTACGCCGCTCGCGCCCGCGACGGACACGGCGGCGGAGATCCGGACCCTGCCCGGCGGCGCCGGGGCGAACGTGGCCTGCTGGGCGGCCCGTTCGGGATGTACCGAGGTACGGCTCCTCGCGCGCGTGGGCACCGATTCCGTGTCCTGGCACGACCAGGCGCTGCGTCGGGCGGGCGTACGGCCGGTGCTCGTCGCGGACCCGGAGGCGCCGACGGCGTCGGTGATCGCGCTGGTCGGCGCGGACGCGGAGCGGACGTTCCTGACGGACAGCGGGGCGGCGCTGCGGCTCTCGCCCGCCGACTGGTCGCCGGAGCTGCTGGACGGGGCCGCCCGCGTCCATCTGTCGGGCTATCTGTTCTTCGCCGGCCCGAGCCGCGAGGCGGCCGGGCGGGTGCTGCGGGACGCGAGCGCGGCGGGCGTCCCGGTGAGCGTGGACCCGGCGTCGGCGGGTTTCCTCGCGGAGCTGGGCCCGGAGGCGTTCCTCGCCGCCGTGGACGGCGCGGAGTGCCTGCTGCCGAACGCGGACGAGGCCCGCCTGCTGACCGGCCACGCGGACCCCGCCGAGGCCGCGGCCGTCCTCAGTCGCCGCTTCCCGCTGGTCGCGGTCACCCTGGGTGCCGCCGGCGCGGTCCTCGCCGCCGGTGGACGGGTGACGGCCCGCGTGCCGGCGCCCCCGGCCCGACCGGTCGACTCCACGGGCGCGGGCGACGCCTTCACCGGCGCCTTCCTGGCCTCCCTGCTCGCCGGCGCGGACCCGGTCGACGCGGCCGGGTCCGGCTGCCGGGCAGGCGCCCGTGCCGTGACGCGGGTGGGCGGCCGTCCCTGA